The following coding sequences are from one Shewanella violacea DSS12 window:
- a CDS encoding DUF3413 domain-containing protein: MVERKKEMGRDRVSRLVSWGHWFAFFNGFLAMIVGLRYLDTVGYPETWIGWGYLATSTLGHFSFLGFIVYLVLVFPVTLLLPYSKILRGYAASVATLSLCILLYDTIIYDDYGLHLSPFVFDLAWADLNALLRGTSYIITPLGILAIELTVANFLWKRIEKIHKARCGNKVVAFVGLCFISSHLIHIWADAADITEITRLDDAYPLSYPATARSFMESHGIDSSTQTKVSSSLRSNLNYPKQPLQCTKTNEVQPNILLLTIDSLRADMVNSKTMPFFSQYADNNQEFLHHISGGNQFNSGMFSILYGLQGSYINSSRLSQVSPLLTQVLKRQGYQLGLFSGEHSSQMPKAIYNDFEQVISAPNSSDAAQDIETIAGFQTWKQAQKSPWFGLINLRAPDSYDTPIGFMGIETVQSERKITPAQRVLFNQYRQSLYFIDQEIEKIITNLPTDTLVIITGVSGKLFTSSLDEARGDLSPANVQVPLVIHWPQSPAKDVNYRTSHYGIVPTLMTQVLGCTNPATDYSAGRSLLQPDAESWVYVGDNRIFGIYQKSEITVIDRHGKYRIYDENYQQRLRKKMSAPELIEVMRESRRMYNN, from the coding sequence ATGGTCGAGCGTAAAAAAGAAATGGGGCGTGATCGCGTATCACGCTTAGTGAGTTGGGGACATTGGTTCGCCTTCTTCAACGGCTTTCTTGCCATGATTGTGGGCTTACGGTATCTCGATACGGTAGGTTATCCAGAGACTTGGATTGGCTGGGGTTACCTGGCCACCAGCACCTTAGGTCACTTTAGTTTCTTGGGCTTTATCGTTTATTTGGTGCTGGTATTCCCCGTCACCTTGTTGCTGCCCTATTCCAAGATTTTACGTGGCTATGCAGCAAGCGTTGCCACCTTAAGTTTATGTATCTTACTCTATGACACCATCATTTATGATGATTATGGTCTACACCTGAGTCCATTTGTGTTCGACTTGGCATGGGCCGACCTCAATGCCCTGCTTCGCGGTACCTCTTATATCATTACCCCCTTAGGGATCTTAGCCATTGAGCTCACTGTGGCCAACTTCCTTTGGAAACGGATCGAAAAAATCCACAAGGCACGTTGTGGTAATAAGGTCGTCGCCTTCGTGGGTCTATGTTTTATCAGCAGCCATCTGATCCATATCTGGGCCGATGCCGCAGATATCACGGAGATCACCCGTCTCGATGATGCTTACCCGCTCTCCTATCCAGCAACGGCCCGATCATTTATGGAAAGCCATGGCATAGACAGCTCGACTCAGACTAAAGTCAGCTCGTCACTGAGAAGTAATTTAAATTACCCCAAACAGCCTCTGCAATGTACTAAGACCAATGAAGTGCAGCCTAATATCTTGTTATTAACCATAGACAGTCTTAGAGCCGATATGGTCAATAGCAAGACCATGCCCTTCTTCAGTCAGTATGCTGATAACAACCAAGAGTTCCTTCACCACATAAGTGGCGGAAATCAGTTCAACAGCGGCATGTTCTCCATTCTTTATGGACTTCAAGGCAGTTATATCAACTCGAGTCGGTTGTCACAGGTCTCTCCACTATTGACTCAAGTATTGAAGCGACAGGGCTACCAACTTGGCCTATTCTCTGGCGAACATAGCAGTCAGATGCCTAAAGCCATATATAATGATTTTGAGCAGGTGATTTCGGCGCCAAATAGTAGCGATGCGGCTCAAGACATTGAAACTATCGCAGGATTTCAAACTTGGAAACAGGCACAGAAAAGCCCTTGGTTTGGCCTAATCAACCTCAGAGCTCCTGACAGCTATGATACCCCTATCGGATTTATGGGGATTGAAACCGTCCAGTCTGAACGAAAAATAACCCCTGCCCAACGAGTATTGTTCAATCAATATCGTCAGTCGTTATATTTTATTGATCAAGAAATTGAAAAAATCATCACTAATCTGCCGACTGATACCTTGGTCATTATCACTGGAGTCAGTGGTAAGTTATTCACCAGTAGTCTGGATGAGGCTAGAGGTGATCTCTCTCCTGCCAATGTTCAGGTTCCCTTAGTGATCCACTGGCCACAGTCACCTGCAAAAGACGTCAATTATCGTACCAGCCACTACGGCATAGTCCCTACCTTGATGACTCAAGTACTTGGCTGTACGAATCCAGCAACCGATTACAGTGCAGGTAGAAGCCTATTGCAACCCGATGCAGAGTCTTGGGTATATGTTGGCGATAATCGTATATTTGGCATCTATCAAAAATCTGAAATAACCGTGATCGACAGACACGGTAAATACCGTATCTATGATGAAAATTACCAGCAGCGCCTGCGCAAGAAGATGAGCGCACCTGAGCTAATCGAAGTCATGCGTGAAAGTCGTAGGATGTATAACAACTAA
- the nadE gene encoding ammonia-dependent NAD(+) synthetase produces the protein MKGQILREMKVQAAIEPEYEVQRRVAFIKLKLKESHCKSLVLGISGGVDSSLAGRLCQISVDELNHEAEQSVYQFIAVRLPYNVQQDEDEAQLACQFISPSKQVTVNIHEGVAGVHTHTLAGLEAAGIELSDKNKVDFVKGNVKARMRMIAQYEIAGLTGGLVVGTDHSAENITGFYTKWGDGACDLAPLFGLNKRQVRKLAAFLGAPDVLVHKAPTADLEDDKPQLEDEVALGLTYDQIDDFLEGKPVDSLVDDRLIGIYKATQHKRKPIPSIYD, from the coding sequence GTGAAGGGACAGATTTTACGTGAAATGAAGGTTCAAGCTGCGATAGAACCTGAATATGAAGTGCAAAGGCGCGTAGCTTTTATCAAATTGAAACTCAAAGAGTCCCATTGTAAGAGCTTAGTGCTTGGGATCAGTGGTGGGGTGGATTCATCACTCGCCGGCCGTTTATGCCAGATCTCAGTCGATGAACTAAACCATGAGGCAGAGCAGAGCGTTTATCAGTTTATTGCCGTACGTCTTCCTTACAATGTCCAGCAAGATGAAGATGAGGCTCAATTAGCCTGTCAATTTATCTCTCCTTCAAAGCAAGTCACGGTCAATATACATGAAGGTGTCGCCGGCGTTCATACTCATACTTTAGCCGGTCTTGAGGCTGCAGGAATTGAGCTTAGTGATAAAAATAAGGTCGATTTCGTTAAAGGCAACGTAAAGGCGAGAATGCGCATGATTGCACAATATGAAATCGCCGGCTTAACGGGTGGACTAGTGGTTGGCACCGATCATAGTGCAGAGAATATTACCGGTTTTTATACTAAGTGGGGCGACGGTGCTTGTGATTTAGCGCCGCTATTTGGTCTGAATAAACGTCAGGTACGCAAGCTTGCTGCTTTCTTAGGAGCGCCGGATGTATTAGTGCATAAAGCGCCAACGGCAGATCTTGAAGATGATAAGCCACAACTTGAAGACGAAGTTGCACTGGGCTTGACCTACGATCAGATAGATGACTTCTTGGAAGGTAAACCTGTCGATAGCTTGGTGGATGACAGACTCATTGGAATTTATAAGGCGACCCAGCATAAGCGGAAACCTATTCCGAGTATTTACGACTAA
- a CDS encoding alpha/beta hydrolase: MRTIVIGSTKHLLMALFYASLGIFAALLVAGVWFLNARPELDIWHTIELKSEFKRTQGLETFSDYLALEDTLFEEVEQKIYDQTQAPHPSILNRYVRGSLADPQKWRHDWNRTYEWPKADADFGVLLLHGMSDSPYALSHVAKHFKDKAYVLGLRLPGHGTIPSGLVNIQWQDMAAAVSLATEHLKRELKGKPLYVIGFSTGAALALNHELERLAKNEAAEYAGMVFLSPAIGLPPVAAGAQWQATLGTLLGLEKLSWNSIQTEYDPFKYNSFAVNAGDLVYQLAERNQLLLDQTSMQQLKSLPSVLAFQSLADDTVSTQAVFSGLFQKLPQDNHQLVIFDINRTQINMGLIAQDPMLHFDGLFNTKHLKYDLTLVHNNFETADLIRDVVAETHFSQGEPVIEALNLSWPRNVYSLSHVALPFPIEDSLYGPQGVDYVKRVQIGAASTRGERGVLGVSADEILRQKWNPFFPYLISRTDKFIEGLEP; the protein is encoded by the coding sequence ATGAGAACGATCGTTATAGGCTCTACGAAACACCTGCTCATGGCGCTTTTTTATGCATCACTTGGGATTTTTGCTGCCTTGCTGGTGGCAGGGGTCTGGTTCCTTAACGCGAGACCTGAACTCGATATCTGGCACACAATAGAATTAAAGTCCGAATTTAAACGTACCCAGGGCCTAGAGACCTTCTCTGACTACCTAGCTCTTGAAGATACGCTTTTCGAAGAGGTCGAACAGAAGATCTATGATCAGACGCAGGCACCTCATCCGTCAATCTTAAATCGTTATGTCCGCGGCAGTTTGGCGGACCCGCAAAAGTGGCGTCATGACTGGAATCGCACTTATGAGTGGCCAAAAGCAGATGCTGACTTCGGTGTGTTATTGCTTCACGGTATGTCTGATTCCCCATACGCCTTATCCCATGTCGCAAAGCATTTTAAGGACAAGGCATATGTCTTAGGTTTGAGGTTGCCCGGTCACGGCACCATACCCTCAGGCTTAGTTAATATCCAATGGCAAGACATGGCCGCGGCCGTTTCCTTGGCCACAGAACATCTTAAACGTGAGCTAAAGGGTAAGCCTCTGTATGTGATAGGCTTTTCAACAGGGGCAGCACTGGCATTGAATCATGAGCTAGAACGATTGGCCAAGAACGAGGCGGCTGAATATGCTGGTATGGTGTTTCTCTCTCCGGCTATAGGTCTACCCCCTGTGGCTGCGGGCGCACAGTGGCAGGCGACATTAGGCACCTTATTGGGATTAGAGAAGCTGAGCTGGAACAGTATTCAGACAGAGTATGATCCCTTTAAGTACAACTCTTTTGCGGTAAACGCCGGCGATCTTGTCTATCAACTCGCAGAACGTAATCAGCTGCTGTTAGATCAAACGTCAATGCAGCAACTTAAGTCTCTGCCATCTGTGTTGGCATTTCAATCCTTGGCTGATGATACCGTTTCGACCCAGGCGGTATTCTCGGGTTTATTTCAAAAGCTACCTCAGGATAATCATCAACTGGTTATCTTCGATATCAATCGTACTCAGATCAATATGGGGCTCATTGCACAAGATCCTATGTTGCACTTCGATGGCTTATTTAATACCAAACACCTTAAATACGACTTGACCTTAGTACACAATAATTTCGAGACAGCAGATTTGATTCGGGACGTGGTGGCTGAGACCCATTTTTCTCAAGGCGAGCCTGTAATTGAAGCTCTAAATTTGAGCTGGCCGAGGAATGTCTATTCTCTGTCTCATGTTGCGCTACCTTTTCCTATTGAAGACAGCTTGTATGGTCCACAAGGAGTGGATTATGTTAAGCGAGTTCAGATAGGCGCTGCATCAACTAGAGGCGAGCGTGGTGTGCTTGGTGTATCGGCCGATGAGATATTAAGGCAGAAATGGAATCCATTCTTTCCCTATCTTATCTCTAGAACAGATAAGTTTATTGAAGGATTAGAACCGTAA
- a CDS encoding YejL family protein: MAIKSKYSNTQVESLIAEISAVMDKHQAPTDLRLMVLGNCVTDLLARKVPQEARTQVAEQFSKALAQSVKR, translated from the coding sequence ATGGCTATAAAATCAAAATATTCAAACACTCAAGTTGAATCTCTTATTGCTGAAATCAGTGCTGTGATGGATAAGCATCAAGCACCGACAGACCTAAGACTTATGGTATTAGGCAACTGCGTGACAGACCTTCTTGCACGTAAAGTGCCTCAGGAAGCCAGGACACAGGTAGCAGAGCAGTTTTCAAAAGCCCTAGCTCAGTCTGTTAAACGCTAA
- a CDS encoding DUF6942 family protein — protein sequence MSKSVSSMLIGNADAQTCYYLPNAPTLPQGWSYRQEDATATLIALNGNHWRKILTIMAKLSSLDADWKNYRDTQLLKDDEQIMIAASELSLTAKRHIIVGAESAAKLNIHYTSTSFNSLDEQDKLHGNGSGVFISPYLDYRQFPNSLIEQLKPYLNK from the coding sequence ATGTCCAAATCCGTGTCTAGTATGCTTATCGGCAATGCCGACGCTCAGACCTGTTATTACCTTCCAAACGCCCCTACTCTACCCCAAGGGTGGAGTTACCGCCAAGAAGACGCCACGGCAACACTCATCGCGCTTAATGGCAATCATTGGCGCAAGATATTAACCATCATGGCCAAATTGTCCAGTCTAGATGCCGATTGGAAAAACTATCGGGATACTCAGCTACTCAAAGATGACGAGCAAATAATGATAGCTGCATCTGAGCTGTCATTAACAGCCAAGCGGCACATCATAGTCGGCGCTGAGTCAGCTGCTAAGTTAAACATTCATTACACAAGTACGTCGTTTAACAGCCTTGACGAGCAAGATAAACTACACGGGAATGGCTCAGGGGTTTTTATCTCGCCTTACCTGGACTACCGCCAATTTCCTAATAGCCTGATTGAACAGTTAAAACCTTATCTAAACAAATAA
- the efpL gene encoding elongation factor P-like protein EfpL encodes MPKASDVKKNTAIEFNNSVYLIRDIERSVPQGRSGGSLYRMRMYDVASGSKLDQTFKADDMISLADLSHHDVTFSYIDGDEYVFMDVEDYTPYHFNKDTIANELLYITEDTQGLHVLTVDGSPVAIELPSHVDLVIVETDPSIKGASASARTKPATLSTGLTVQVPEYIANGEKIKINTAEQKFMSRSDSKA; translated from the coding sequence ATGCCAAAGGCAAGCGACGTTAAAAAAAATACCGCTATCGAATTCAACAATAGTGTTTATCTCATCAGAGATATTGAACGTTCTGTACCACAGGGACGCTCGGGAGGTAGCCTATACCGCATGCGTATGTACGATGTCGCTTCAGGTTCTAAACTCGATCAAACCTTCAAGGCCGATGACATGATTAGCCTTGCTGATCTGAGCCATCACGATGTCACCTTCTCTTATATCGATGGTGATGAGTATGTCTTCATGGATGTAGAAGATTACACCCCTTACCATTTTAACAAAGACACCATAGCCAATGAGTTGCTCTATATCACTGAAGACACTCAAGGCTTGCATGTGCTAACTGTCGATGGTTCACCCGTTGCCATCGAACTGCCTTCTCATGTCGACCTGGTCATTGTTGAAACTGACCCTTCTATCAAGGGAGCTTCTGCCAGTGCCCGCACTAAGCCAGCGACTCTCTCAACCGGACTAACGGTACAGGTTCCCGAATATATCGCCAATGGTGAGAAGATTAAGATCAACACCGCCGAACAGAAGTTTATGAGTCGCTCCGACTCTAAAGCTTAA